In Canis lupus familiaris isolate Mischka breed German Shepherd unplaced genomic scaffold, alternate assembly UU_Cfam_GSD_1.0 chrUn_S2057H2256, whole genome shotgun sequence, a single window of DNA contains:
- the LOC119878910 gene encoding polyadenylate-binding protein 1-like 2 gives MASLYVGDLHPEVTEAMLYEKFSPAGPILSIRICRDKITRRSLGYAYVNYQQPVDAKRALETLNFDVIKGRPVRIMWSQRDPSLRKSGVGNVFIKNLGKTIDNKALYNIFSAFGNILSCKVACDEKGPKGYGFVHFQKQESAERAIDAMNGMFLNYRKIFVGRFKSHKEREAERGAWARQSTSADVKDFEEDTDEEATLR, from the coding sequence ATGGCCTCGCTGTACGTGGGCGACCTGCATCCTGAAGTGACAGAGGCAATGCTGTATGAGAAGTTCAGCCCGGCCGGGCCCATCCTGTCCATCCGCATTTGCAGGGACAAGATCACCCGCCGCTCGTTGGGCTACGCGTACGTCAACTACCAGCAACCGGTGGATGCCAAGCGGGCCCTGGAAACCCTGAACTTTGATGTGATCAAGGGCAGGCCCGTGCGCATCATGTGGTCCCAGCGGGACCCCTCGCTCCGCAAGAGTGGGGTGGGCAACGTCTTCATCAAGAACCTGGGCAAGACCATCGACAACAAGGCGCTGTACAACATCTTCTCGGCGTTTGGCAACATCCTGTCCTGCAAAGTGGCCTGCGACGAAAAGGGGCCCAAGGGCTACGGGTTTGTGCACTTCCAGAAGCAGGAGTCCGCAGAGCGAGCCATTGATGCGATGAATGGCATGTTCCTGAACTACCGCAAAATTTTCGTTGGGAGATTCAAGTCGCATAAAGAACGAGAGGCCGAAAGGGGAGCCTGGGCCAGGCAGTCCACCAGTGCTGACGTCAAAGATTTCGAGGAAGACACGGATGAGGAGGCCACCTTGCGATGA